GCTCCGTTGGTTTACTGCGTATCAGATCAATATATTCATCAAAAGGCATCTCGGTAGCCGATGAGTTAATCGGCTTTGATGGATCGGCTTTAGAGTTATCGTACAACGGCACCACCTTATTGCCAACAACCTCTTTTAGGTATTCTGGAGTCCATTTTTCGCGGGCAGGCCATGTTTTTGTGAGGCCTTTAATCACCAAAGGGCGGCGTGGGGTTAAATAGTTCTTCTTGAAATCCTCAGGAGAAATATTTTCAACAGTATCAATCGGGTTAAGTATAAAACTCATAATATCACCTTCCGGTTGTGCTAATTTAATTAGGTATCTTTAATATTACCCAAAAGTAAACAAAGGAACGAAATAAAATTTCAAAAGGTATCCGGCAGGTGTCAAAATAAACAAAGGCCAAAGCTTTTTAGCTCCGGCCTTTGTCTATTTTAAAGTTATCATTTCACAAACCATTGCACCAGTCGACGAACTTTGACTGAAATGGGCTGCAAATAACAAACTCAAAAATGCTTAGTTAGGCATTAAAACCGTATTTACTACGTGTATAACGCCATTGCTTTGGTTAACATCGGCAATAGTAATCCACGACTGGGCGCCTTTTTCGTCAACCAGGTATAATTTTTTGCCTTTTGCCATAACAGTTAATTTGCCGCCACTTACAGTGGTTAATTCGGCTTTGCCCATACCTGCTTTAACTTTTGCCCATAAATCGGCTGCGCTTAGTTTGCCTGCAACAACGTGGTAAGTTAAAATTTTAGTTAAAGTTGCCTTGTTTTCGGGTTTAACCAGGTTATCAACTGTACCGGCAGGCAATTTGTTAAAAGCTTCGTTTGTTGGTGCAAACACGGTGAACGGGCCTTTTGACGACAATGTTTCTACCAAGCCAGCCGCTTTTACAGCTGCAACTAAAGTTGTATGGTCTTTTGAGTTAACTGCATTTTCAACAATGTTTTTGGTTGGATACATTGCTGCGCCACCTACCATTTTGGTTTGGGCCTGTACTGCGGGGGCTGTTGCAAAAGTTGCTAATACAAGGGCTGCGAAAATTAATTTTTTCATTTCGGTAATTTTTATAATTTTTTTAATGGCGCCTGCGCGCCTGATTGTTTGTGTTTTTAATAACCAAGCCGCCACGAGCTCTTGACAGTTGAATTATTATTTATTGGAAGATACGGCCAGTTTTGAAAAACGGTTTTATCAGCGGGGAAGGTTTCTTACACTATTTTAGGGTAGTGTAAATTAAAAGAACAGACCAGCGGCTATATTATCGGCATATAGCTTGCCGGTGGCTGTAAGATAGATGATACCATCCTTTTCGGTAATCCACTCTTTATCAAAAAATTCGCGGGCTTCAATATGCAGTTGGTCTGTAGCGCCTTTGGCAATGTTATTTAGCCTGTTTAAATCAAGGCCCCACATGGTGCGGATAGAGGTCATGATGTATTCGTTCAGTCGGTTATTTTCGGTAAGGGTTTCCGTTTCGGCTGGTATTTTACCGGCTATGATGGCCTTAGTATATTTAGCGTTATTGGCAATGTTCCACTGTCTTACTTCACCATTGTAGGAGTGTGCCGAAGGGCCAATACCCAGGTATTTAATACCCTGCCAGTAGTTGGAGTTATGTTTTGAATATTTACCAGGTAGGGCAAAATTTGATATTTCATAATGCTCAAAACCATGATCGGCCATCGCTTGCATCAGTACCATAAACTGGGCAGCGCTTTGCTGGTCGTTCATGGGCGGCTGCTTTTTTTTGCTGATGAAGGCTGCCAGCGCGGTTTGCGGTTCTACAGTCATGGAATACGCGGATATGTGCGGAATAAATAATTCAAAAATTTTATCCAGGTTTTGCTTCCACTTGGTATCGGTAAGCAATGGGTAGCCGTAAATTAAATCGGCTGTTATATTTTCAAAGCCGGCATCCTGCACCCGCTTTACGGCCGACTCGGATTCGCGGGCGCGATGGGCGCGGTTCATCCAAACTAAATCTTCATCAAAAAACGATTGGATGCCAATGCTGAAACGGTTTACATCTGTTTGGCGCAGGGCTTTCACTTTGGCAACATCCAGGTCGTCGGGATTGGCTTCCAGTGTAATTTCGGCGTTGGAGGCAACTGTATGCAGTTGGGTAATCGTGTTAATAAGCAGGTGGATCTCGTCGGCCTCCAAAACAGACGGAGTGCCGCCTCCAAAATAGATGGTTTCTACGGTTTCGCCATTCAGGTAGCTTTTTTGCAGTTTAATCTCGCTTACCAATGCCTGCACCAGCTCATTCTTATATTGCGGCGAGGTGCTGAAATGGAAATCGCAGTAATGGCAAGCTTGTTTGCAAAAGGGGATATGTATGTAGATGCCGGCCATGTTTTAAATTGATGGTAAATTGCTGTTAGCTTAAAGCTTTGTCCATTTGCCTTTGGTTTTTTGTAAACTTTTAGAGCAATGCAAAACAGGGCAAAGGTAAACGCAATTATGGATTTCTTGGGAGCAGTTTAAATTTGATTGAGAATATTTACGTGTGATACAAAAATCATTGCCGTTGACTTTAATCAACGGACTAATAATTAAAATACCAAGGCTTTAGCCAATCCAGCTTAAATATCGGGAGGCTGTTTGTTATTCACTCATTATTTCAGGATGGGAATAATGCCTGGCATTAATTGGCGTATATGCCGTATTGGCAAATTTTTAATCTTTTATTGCTTTTCATCGCTAATAAAATGGGTGTTTCGGAATAGTTATTCCCAACTATATTTACCTTTTTGCTATAAACTATTAAATATACAGTAAATAAACAGGAAATCTGTATTAAAATACATTGCACTAACTTTTTTTGGTTAAAATAATAAGTCGTAAAATAAAAGAAATTGTCAATGAGTGATATTTTTGTAACTATTGGGCATTTTCTTTTGCTTAAGCCTGTTTTATCGCTATTGGTTTCCCTACAAGAAATATTTCTCCCTTAAAATCAGCGAAAAACAATTTTTCATGGTATTTTCAATAAATTTTTCTTTTGCAAAAGAAACCTTATTACCAATGTTTTACGTATCAAGACTATTGAGGTTTTCAAAAGTGCGCCGCACCCCTGATTTTTACCATGACTTTATTAATTATTTTTATATGAAAATAACCTTACTTAAATCTTTATGGATAGTATGTATTGTTTTCATTGCCCATATGGCTGTTGCGCAAGAATACTACGATGGAACTAATACCCCGAGGCAATATTACTATAACAGCTTGGAGTCGGCCACTGCCGGTACGGTGTCAACATTTTTACCGGCGGCGGGCTCTACCCGGAATTCGTCATCGGCTACTATTGATTTGGTTTCAAGCTCATCCTTAAATTCTTCTAAAAGCTTATCTTCATTAGCCCTGGGCGCTGTTGGTTACCTTCGTTGGAATTTCATGAGCAACGGAAGCTCTGCTGCAGCGCTTAGCATGTCGGGCCGAACCTACGAATGGGAGTTTGATTACAAGAATGTAACCGGTGCCGCAACTGCCGATAACTC
The genomic region above belongs to Mucilaginibacter sp. KACC 22773 and contains:
- a CDS encoding fasciclin domain-containing protein, which produces MKKLIFAALVLATFATAPAVQAQTKMVGGAAMYPTKNIVENAVNSKDHTTLVAAVKAAGLVETLSSKGPFTVFAPTNEAFNKLPAGTVDNLVKPENKATLTKILTYHVVAGKLSAADLWAKVKAGMGKAELTTVSGGKLTVMAKGKKLYLVDEKGAQSWITIADVNQSNGVIHVVNTVLMPN
- the hemW gene encoding radical SAM family heme chaperone HemW, producing the protein MAGIYIHIPFCKQACHYCDFHFSTSPQYKNELVQALVSEIKLQKSYLNGETVETIYFGGGTPSVLEADEIHLLINTITQLHTVASNAEITLEANPDDLDVAKVKALRQTDVNRFSIGIQSFFDEDLVWMNRAHRARESESAVKRVQDAGFENITADLIYGYPLLTDTKWKQNLDKIFELFIPHISAYSMTVEPQTALAAFISKKKQPPMNDQQSAAQFMVLMQAMADHGFEHYEISNFALPGKYSKHNSNYWQGIKYLGIGPSAHSYNGEVRQWNIANNAKYTKAIIAGKIPAETETLTENNRLNEYIMTSIRTMWGLDLNRLNNIAKGATDQLHIEAREFFDKEWITEKDGIIYLTATGKLYADNIAAGLFF